A portion of the Naumovozyma castellii chromosome 2, complete genome genome contains these proteins:
- the GNT1 gene encoding glucose N-acetyltransferase (ancestral locus Anc_8.798) has translation MLHNKKKNRICLMVTLLLTALFFLRKGSNDNKIKFTFYDPNNIKQIPAEIIDQLYLEAQTNQHINWKRFAYVTYVSDIQYLCSTLLAFKSLSEEFKTKAKLVLLMDQTYVLGSNIHNSGIDDLLTQLRNIDNDQVIIKPIEVISNKIGTEYTWSSSYTKLWAFNETDFDRIIYFDSDATIKGNMDELFFLPDHIKFAATLTYWFLSKKNIDDLVMDNGNTKPLHGKLEKLKKLISYKQFYYNELPDVPSSLYAHSDNILEDLADATDDSITYILQKQINRETRGQLIMASDLMVITPSTKTFQYIKDILIPRAFEEENKYDMDLLNADLYNLQNTVLKQIQTFRTDSVSFKPEVMILPFDRYNLLTGTIKNVEQYPLFNGGLLGYSLHGQKRENMDVLNEIVEKAKYIHYSDNPLMKPWHYSAFYGETIEQSLQRSEFKAVCDNIDFTSAFQEKACLEWNSVYDTFYRRSRICPRNSPVEIFFPERKVSTHTKSI, from the coding sequence ATGCTACacaataaaaaaaaaaatcgAATATGTTTAATGGTAACTTTGTTATTGACAGCGTTGTTCTTTCTAAGAAAAGGAAGTAATGACAACAAAATTAAGTTCACTTTCTATGATCCAAACAATATCAAGCAGATACCGGCAGAAATTATTGATCAATTATATTTAGAGGCCCAAACTAACCAACATATAAACTGGAAAAGATTTGCATATGTAACATATGTGAGTGATATACAATATTTATGCTCCACTTTGCTGGCCTTTAAGTCTTTGAGCGAAGAGTTTAAAACAAAGGCGAAATTAGTGTTATTAATGGATCAGACATATGTATTAGGTTCTAACATTCACAATTCAGGAATTGATGATTTACTGACCCAACTAAGGaatattgataatgatcAAGTTATTATTAAACCGATTGAAGTTATATCCAACAAAATAGGAACTGAATATACTTGGTCAAGTAGTTATACCAAATTGTGGGCATTCAACGAAACAGATTTTGACagaataatatattttgataGTGATGCAACAATTAAAGGTAATatggatgaattattttttcttcctgACCATATCAAATTTGCTGCAACATTGACATATTGgtttctttcaaagaaaaacattGATGATCTTGTTATGGATAATGGAAACACTAAACCTTTACATGGAAAACTTGAGAAGCTGAAGAAACTAATTTCATATAAACAGTTTTACTATAATGAGTTACCTGATGTACCCTCCTCTTTATATGCTCACTCtgataatattcttgaGGATCTAGCCGATGCCACCGATGATTCAATCACTTACATACTGcagaaacaaataaatcGAGAGACAAGAGGCCAACTGATAATGGCATCAGATTTGATGGTAATAACTCCTTCGACAAAAACATTCCAATATATAAAAGACATCTTGATACCGAGGGCGTTtgaggaagaaaataaatatgaCATGGATTTACTAAATGCAGATCTATATAACTTACAGAATACCGTACTAAAACAAATCCAAACTTTCAGAACAGATTCCGTGAGCTTCAAACCAGAAGTGATGATCCTACCATTTGATAGATATAACCTACTTACAGGAACAATAAAGAACGTTGAACAGTAtccattatttaatggAGGGCTGCTTGGATACAGTTTGCATGGCCAAAAAAGGGAGAACATGGATGTATTAAATGAAATCGTCGAAAAAgcaaaatatattcattattcgGATAACCCATTGATGAAACCTTGGCATTATAGTGCATTTTACGGTGAAACAATTGAGCAGTCTTTGCAGAGGTCAGAATTTAAAGCAGTATGCGATAATATTGATTTCACTTCCGcattccaagaaaaagCCTGTTTGGAATGGAATTCAGTCTACGACACCTTCTACAGAAGATCTCGAATATGTCCAAGAAATTCCCCAGTcgaaattttctttcctgAAAGAAAAGTCTCAACTCACACGAAGTCTATTTGA
- the AIM39 gene encoding Aim39p (ancestral locus Anc_8.806), whose translation MLSLYLKGSCNPRWVSQCLLRTQYVGLFRLSHKMVIQQRQFSIKFPFSKTSQTEVVDSKHFFTKQDTEANQNHEFTTIGEAIRQQRNRRRRQTTIIILTLASSFLIGYGLGYKVLYLREEIFYPLYPASKYHKLSRTELLKIDTQQIEYLSRIRVLEKLSKHEMVKDQYGVPLKLPNNIKEDEFKIWCEDQDPCIFGAIIRPDSKRNRQQTRHTWHRLPFLFQWRFTYKSISFIETVNSALKYIGMNKNDLFEIIEPEKVYDSFKYEYPLKNGSNDGDYISDRFGHNHPMHLWFLGEIKLDNDSLIVYKGKYHVDVKLHEVDLLRREGDQLIRYILYKEDNE comes from the coding sequence ATGCTTTCACTATATCTAAAAGGAAGTTGCAATCCCCGCTGGGTTTCGCAGTGCCTTTTAAGGACACAATATGTCGGTTTATTCCGATTATCACATAAGATGGTTATTCAACAAAGACAATTCTCAATAAAGTTTCCATTCAGCAAAACTTCCCAAACTGAAGTTGTTGATTCTAAACATTTTTTTACGAAACAAGATACAGAAGCCAACCAAAATCATGAATTTACTACCATAGGTGAAGCAATCAGACAACAAAGAAACCGACGTCGAAGGCAAACAACGATAATAATTCTTACTTTAGCTTCAAGTTTTCTAATTGGATATGGACTAGGTTATAAAGTACTCTATTTAAgggaagaaatattttatccTTTGTATCCTGCATCTAAATACCATAAACTGAGCAGAACAGAATTGCTAAAGATAGATACCCAACAAATTGAATACCTTTCCAGAATTAGGGTATTGGAAAAGCTTTCAAAGCATGAAATGGTGAAAGACCAGTACGGGGTACCGCTAAAACTGCCCAATAATatcaaagaagatgaatttaAGATATGGTGCGAAGACCAAGATCCATGTATATTTGGTGCTATCATCAGGCCAGATTCTAAAAGAAATAGACAACAAACCAGACATACATGGCATAGGCTACCCTTTTTATTCCAATGGAGGTTTACCTATAAATCAATTAGCTTCATTGAAACCGTGAATTCAGCTCTAAAATATATTGGTAtgaataaaaatgatttatttgagATTATCGAACCTGAAAAAGTCTACGATTCATTTAAATACGAATATCCATTAAAAAATGGTTCGAATGATGGTGATTACATCAGTGATAGATTTGGACATAATCACCCAATGCATCTTTGGTTTCTTGGTGAAATCAAATTAGATAATGATTCACTAATTGTATATAAGGGAAAGTACCATGTGGATGTGAAATTGCATGAAGTTGATTTATTAAGAAGAGAAGGCGATCAGCTAATCagatatatattatataagGAGGATAATGagtaa
- the NCAS0B00970 gene encoding uncharacterized protein (ancestral locus Anc_8.802) yields the protein MKFNKILIPIIALGGLSSGQNVSTNNQTTANAALKIGDRNSVMNAGLAGLAVAGVISYFL from the coding sequence ATGAAGTTCAACAAGATTCTGATTCCTATCATTGCCCTCGGTGGCCTTTCTTCAGGGCAAAACGTTTCTACGAATAATCAGACTACAGCCAATGCGGCACTAAAAATTGGAGATAGGAATAGTGTAATGAATGCAGGGTTAGCCGGATTGGCAGTTGCAGGGGTTATAAGCTACTTCTTATAG
- the TSL1 gene encoding trehalose 6-phosphate synthase/phosphatase complex subunit (ancestral locus Anc_8.813), which yields MTLIVASLFLPYSPQFEVNGPETIAEELAESNLIKVNTNDGIRKKRSSSVHSHSPFLANNLSQESMLNAHSPSPEPSKKGTAIPPPPAINPLNPTSTIDELVSSEQFMSNLTAHGTGSGTPRLHVPGLSSVMKNNNLHSSVSVEDFFSSPNTASDQIASPAYSITSAPGAQQTTNNTVAAPAPAPVNNTTNGIIPTSTSPDPTASLLKNVNKSLLLHSVLNNNNASQTSLDSLSSSKYNQSSMTKGTVITPKSRAVPDVNSAVVNFAKVKQQQGTLPSMRRMQAGPTKSTSNLKYSELAKTSEGTTSHSNSTSPTPELSNSALLPDESRLSTSQTNTSRTHGDTLSPVVRDNLQKDSASKEDESYSDLEDDSSSNKKYNVPQFGGFSDNAKLKAQLMRNSHELFRHLPWKIVPTDKGNGALKNAINTALNEKTIKDNVRWVGTVGIPTDEIPKEISKKITKTLADEYQSTAVITDDITFKGAYKNFCKQILWPTLHYQIPDNPNSKAFEDHSWNYYQNLNQQFADNIISVYKTGDTIWIHDYHLMLVPEMVRKVLPNAKIGFFLHVSFPSSEVFRCFAHREKILEGILGANFVGFQTKEYARHFLQTANRLLMADVATDELKFNGKIVSVKYTPVGIDMFTLNDQLKDEKVLQWRHLIRERWQGKRLIVCRDQFDRIRGLHKKMLAFERFLKENPEYIEKVVLLQICIGAGKDSELERQIMLVVDRINSLSSNISVSQPVVFLHQDLEFVQYLALSCEADMFLVNSLREGMNLTCHEFIVSSEEKNAPLLLSEFTGSASVLEGALLINPWDIRHTADSIKIGLQMTKEEKRRHWKKMMKSVINNDSDNWILTSLQNINTAWEFNKERSTVFNLAYDTLYADYKKSKKHMFILKISEPPTPRMISILNDLTTKNIVFIMNSFSKSTLESLYSRVLNIGLIAENGAYVRLNSSWYNIVEQVDWKSEVVKIFDDKVERLPGSYFKVADSMIRFHTENAEDQERVSSVVGDAITHINTLFDESGIHAYVHKNIVFVQQTGLSLAAVQFLLKFYNNTTDLFDNSTIPVTQSDNSFNQTGNTQDDMDFMLVTGSSSPVIEPIFRLLKEEMNRGSLRFGHSVVYGGDTTSTYAKEHINGSNELFNILKNLPKVEGSKK from the coding sequence ATGACGCTAATCGTTGCATCGTTATTCCTGCCTTATTCCCCCCAATTCGAAGTAAATGGGCCTGAAACCATTGCCGAGGAACTGGCTGAATCTAACTTGATCAAGGTAAATACCAATGATGGCATTAGGAAGAAAAGATCAAGCTCCGTTCATTCCCACTCGCCATTCCTGGCTAACAATTTATCTCAGGAGAGCATGCTGAATGCTCATTCCCCATCTCCTGAACCATCAAAGAAGGGTACCGCTataccaccaccaccagcaATAAATCCCTTGAACCCAACATCTACAATCGATGAATTGGTGTCTTCGGAACAATTCATGTCCAATTTAACTGCTCATGGAACTGGATCAGGAACTCCAAGGTTGCATGTCCCAGGCTTGAGCTCAgtgatgaaaaataataatttgcACTCCTCTGTCTCCGTCGAGGACTTTTTTTCCTCTCCCAACACTGCCTCTGATCAAATTGCATCTCCAGCCTACTCAATCACTTCTGCTCCGGGTGCTCAACAAACTACCAATAATACTGTAGCTGCACCTGCTCCCGCACCAGTGAATAACACTACTAATGGTATTATTCCAACAAGTACCTCTCCTGACCCAACTGCAAGTCTTCTTAAGAATGtcaataaatcattattgCTTCATTCTGTATTGAACAATAATAACGCTTCGCAAACGAGTCTAGATTCCctttcatcttctaaatATAACCAATCAAGCATGACCAAGGGAACTGTCATTACCCCAAAATCAAGGGCCGTGCCAGATGTGAACTCTGCAGTTGTTAATTTTGCAAAAgtgaaacaacaacaggGAACACTGCCATCCATGAGAAGAATGCAAGCTGGTCCCACTAAATCGACTTCAAACTTGAAATATTCCGAGTTGGCAAAGACAAGTGAAGGAACAACTTCTCATTCAAATTCTACCTCTCCAACACCTGAACTGTCCAACTCCGCTTTGTTGCCCGATGAATCACGTTTGAGTACCTCCCAAACCAACACTTCAAGGACTCATGGCGATACATTGAGCCCAGTAGTTCGCGATAATTTGCAAAAGGATAGTGCAAGCAAGGAAGATGAATCATATTCAGATTTGGAGGatgattcttcttcaaataagaAATATAATGTTCCACAATTCGGTGGCTTTTCAGATAATGCCAAATTGAAAGCTCAATTGATGAGGAATTCCCATGAATTATTCAGACATTTACCTTGGAAGATCGTCCCCACAGATAAGGGTAATGGGGCTTTAAAGAATGCAATTAATACCGCCCTGAATGAGAAAACCATTAAGGATAACGTGAGATGGGTTGGTACAGTAGGGATCCCCACTGATGAAATTCCCAAAGagatttcaaagaagattaCAAAGACATTAGCTGATGAATATCAATCTACCGCTGTTATCACCGATGATATCACTTTTAAAGGTGCCTATAAGAATTTCTGTAAACAAATCCTTTGGCCAACGTTACATTACCAAATCCCAGATAATCCAAATTCAAAGGCTTTCGAAGACCATTCCtggaattattatcagAATTTGAATCAGCAGTTTGCcgataatattattagtgTTTATAAAACTGGTGACACTATATGGATTCATGATTATCATCTAATGTTGGTCCCTGAAATGGTAAGAAAAGTCTTGCCAAACGCCAAGATTGGGTTTTTCCTTCACGTTTCCTTCCCAAGTAGTGAAGTGTTCAGGTGTTTTGCTCATAGAGAAAAGATATTAGAAGGTATCTTGGGTGCTAATTTCGTTGGGTTCCAAACTAAGGAATACGCAAGACATTTCCTTCAAACCGCTAATAGATTATTAATGGCAGATGTTGCTACTGATGAGTTGAAATTTAATGGGAAAATTGTTTCCGTGAAGTATACCCCTGTAGGAATAGATATGTTCACTTTAAATGATCAATTAAAGGATGAAAAAGTTTTACAATGGAGACATCTTATTAGAGAAAGATGGCAAGGCAAGAGATTAATTGTTTGTCGTGATCAATTTGATCGTATCCGTGGGTTACATAAGAAAATGCTTGCCTTTGAAAGGTTCTTAAAAGAGAACCcagaatatattgaaaaagttgTGCTATTGCAAATTTGTATCGGGGCTGGGAAAGATTCAGAATTGGAACGTCAAATTATGCTTGTCGTGGATAGaatcaattcattatcatctaATATTAGTGTTTCTCAACCTGTGGTATTCTTACATCAAGATTTAGAATTCGTTCAATATCTAGCTTTAAGTTGTGAAGCTGACATGTTCCTTGTTAATTCCTTGAGAGAAGGTATGAATTTGACTTGCCATGAATTTATTGTTAGTTCAGAAGAGAAGAATGctccattattattatctgaATTTACAGGAAGTGCTTCAGTTCTAGAAGGTGCTCTATTAATTAACCCATGGGATATTCGTCATACAGCAGATAGTATCAAGATTGGTTTACAAATGaccaaagaggaaaagaGACGtcattggaaaaaaatgatgaagagtGTTATAAATAACGATTCTGATAACTGGATATTGACTTCTTTACAAAACATTAATACAGCATGGGAATTCAATAAGGAGAGATCAACTGTTTTCAACCTAGCATATGATACTTTATATGCTGATTATAAGAAATCGAAGAAACACATGTTtattttaaagatttcGGAACCTCCAACGCCAAGAATGATTTCCATTTTAAACGATCTAACTACAAAGAACATTGTATTTATAATGAActccttttcaaaaagtACGCTGGAAAGTCTATACAGTCGTGTTTTAAATATTGGATTGATCGCAGAAAATGGTGCTTACGTTCGACTAAACAGCTCTTGGTATAATATTGTGGAGCAAGTTGATTGGAAAAGTGAAGTTGTTAAGATCTTTGATGATAAAGTAGAAAGACTACCAGGttcatatttcaaagtaGCAGATTCCATGATAAGATTCCATACAGAAAATGCAGAAGATCAAGAGCGTGTATCAAGCGTCGTTGGTGATGCCATTACCCATATTAACACCTTGTTTGATGAAAGCGGTATTCATGCATATGTTCACAAGAATATTGTTTTCGTTCAACAGACTGGATTATCCCTTGCTGCAgttcaatttttgttgaaattCTACAATAACACCACAGATCTATTTGACAATAGTACAATACCTGTTACACAATCCGACAACTCTTTTAACCAAACTGGTAACACTCAGGACGATATGGATTTCATGCTAGTAACAGGTTCTTCTTCCCCTGTCATTGAACCAATTTTCAGACTCTTGAAAGAAGAGATGAACAGAGGCTCTTTACGTTTTGGTCATAGTGTCGTCTATGGGGGCGATACAACTTCAACATATGCCAAAGAACATATCAATGGTTCTAACGAACTTTTCaacatattgaaaaatcttcCAAAAGTTGAAGGAagtaaaaaataa
- the PSH1 gene encoding ubiquitin-protein ligase PSH1 (ancestral locus Anc_8.808), translating into MSDPLSKLVVDRSSKTKNKLIIKLLESAICTICSEYMFVPMMTSCGHNYCYGCLKSWISTNSKKELACPQCRSDITDTPNLNPFIQQTLQLIIDTINEKKKKVSENEEFKKILETQKAELLEYSLDKENDRLFDGIFKNSATAIVDDSDDGIPRCSNCHWEIDPDDLEEENICPHCSSRLRNRVANNNLSTNLRTNDAVIVGLDNEEYSSGELEEIHDDLVRHSRNTERITLGSSESESESESESEYDSHLNQGRNTNTIYDNEAEDDEENDGYSQEESRSEDDASDLNSFIEDDPESEDNEDGVTPMVIDDDADDAHSAEEHNSDYYEHNDDEGFVSGDSLDDGPERFEDEKSNGNSDESDDDDDDDNGEYSHAHKRQKRAKIVLGGSDEE; encoded by the coding sequence atGAGTGATCCACTAAGCAAGTTAGTAGTCGATAGAAGCagcaaaacaaaaaataaacttATCATAAAATTGTTGGAATCGGCGATATGCACTATCTGTTCTGAATACATGTTTGTACCTATGATGACCTCATGTGGTCATAATTACTGCTACGGGTGTTTGAAGTCATGGATCAGTACTAACTCTAAGAAGGAGCTAGCTTGTCCGCAATGTAGATCAGATATTACAGATACTCCAAACTTGAATCCCTTTATTCAACAAACTTTACAACTTATAATTGATACTATAaatgagaagaagaagaaagtttccgaaaatgaagaatttaagaAGATATTAGAAACACAAAAGGCAGAACTCTTAGAGTATTCTTTAGATAAAGAGAATGATAGGTTATTTGATGgtattttcaaaaattctgCAACAGCAATAGTAGATGATTCTGATGATGGGATTCCTAGATGCAGTAATTGTCATTGGGAGATTGATCCAGATGACCTTGAAGAGGAGAACATTTGTCCACATTGCTCTTCAAGATTAAGGAATAGGGTCGCAAATAACAATTTAAGCACCAATTTAAGAACAAATGATGCAGTCATAGTGGGACTTGacaatgaagaatataGTTCAGGTGAACTGGAAGAGATTCATGATGATCTTGTTAGACATTCGAGGAATACGGAGAGAATTACTCTCGGATCATCCGAATCCGAATCTGAATCCGAATCTGAATCTGAGTACGACTCTCATCTAAATCAAGGAAGAAATACCAACACTAtatatgataatgaagCTGAGGATGACGAAGAGAACGATGGTTATAGTCAAGAAGAAAGTCGGTCAGAAGATGACGCTTCAGATCTCAATTCATTTATAGAAGATGATCCGGAATCGGAAGATAATGAGGATGGCGTTACCCCAATGGTTATAGATGACGATGCTGATGATGCTCATTCTGCAGAGGAGCATAACAGTGACTATTATGAGCATAACGACGATGAAGGGTTTGTTAGTGGTGATAGTTTGGATGATGGACCAGAAAGGTtcgaagatgaaaaatcGAATGGAAATTCTGATGaaagtgatgatgatgatgatgatgataatggtgAATATTCTCATGCTCATAAAAGACAAAAACGGGCCAAAATTGTTTTAGGAGGGAGTGATGAAGAATGA